In a genomic window of Oncorhynchus keta strain PuntledgeMale-10-30-2019 chromosome 28, Oket_V2, whole genome shotgun sequence:
- the LOC118360381 gene encoding LOW QUALITY PROTEIN: homeobox protein Hox-C1a-like (The sequence of the model RefSeq protein was modified relative to this genomic sequence to represent the inferred CDS: deleted 2 bases in 1 codon), producing MNLYQELTCDGESSALFAGGHRPGEVRIGDLGQIISPELGAGNEGNSLSEGDPGYSLQHSYPSFSGANSATDCTVTQLPVYSGSSSSPLTQSQGFSTTPPACIHYSRLPSYLRVQEHDFPGLGYSSSTHITGTEALAHAEFGSINAHIKIYTHDGSNVHFAVVDSSSHSDPKCKVPELSHRSKTFDWMNVKKRSQVRTAKMHMACGLSIVAPGVSMDRGGGGNHSIPTDGHHITANGVLRTNFTTKQLTELEKEFHFNKYLTRARRVEIASALQLSETQVKIWFQNRRMKQKKLMREGLLPVAFRVLELLRKLTLQQPGHLFLSWTT from the exons ATGAATTTGTATCAAGAGTTAACGTGCGATGGGGAGAGTAGCGCTCTGTTCGCAGGGGGACACCGACCAGGGGAGGTCAGGATAGGTGACTTGGGCCAGATCATTTCTCCAGAACTTGGAGCTGGCAATGAGGGTAACTCTTTATCAGAGGGTGACCCGGGATATTCATTACAACACAGTTACCCGTCTTTCTCCGGTGCCAATTCTGCGACCGACTGCACGGTAACTCAGCTACCAGTCTACTCAGGCTCGAGCAGCTCTCCTCTGACACAGAGTCAGGGCTTTTCAACCACGCCACCGGCCTGCATTCACTACTCTCGTCTCCCCTCCTACCTCCGGGTGCAGGAACACGACTTCCCGGGACTTGGATACTCCTCTTCCACACACATCACCGGGACTGAGGCGCTAGCGCACGCAGAATTCGGGTCTATAAATGCGCACATTAAAATCTACACTCACGATGGGTCTAATGTTCACTTTGCTGTTGTGGATAGTAGCTCTCACTCCGACCCCAAGTGTAAGGTACCTGAACTAAGTCACAGGAGCAAAACTTTTGATTGGATGAACGTGAAGAAGAGAAGTCAAGTTCGGACGG CCAAGATGCACATGGCCTGTGGATTAAGTATAGTCGCTCCGGGCGTCAGTATGGACAGAGGAGGTGGAGGTAACCACAGCATTCCCACCGATGGGCATCATATTACCGCTAACGGGGTACTAAGGACCAATTTCACCACGAAACAGCTCACAGAGCTCGAGAAGGAGTTCCACTTCAACAAGTACCTGACACGAGCCAGACGCGTGGAGATCGCGAGCGCCCTGCAACTGAGCGAGACGCAGGTGAAGATTTGGTTCCAGAACCGGCGCATGAAACAGAAGAAATTAATGCGCGAGGGTCTTCTCCCGGTGGCC TTCCGTGTCCTCGAGCTGCTCAGAAAGCTCACGCTCCAACAGCCTGGACACTTATTCCTCTCCTGGACAACTTGA